The proteins below come from a single Thermotoga sp. KOL6 genomic window:
- the rsgA gene encoding ribosome small subunit-dependent GTPase A: MRRTGVVVSFHSNMVTVEDEKTGERLLCKLRGKFRLQNLKIYVGDRVEYTPDGTGSGVIENVFHRKNLLDKPHVANVDQVILVVTVKMPETPTYIIDKFLVLAEKNSLDTIIVINKMDLYDSEDLKKVEELYKVYSILYPIVKTSARTGLGIDELKGYLKGKISTMAGLSGVGKSSLLNAINPGLKLRVSDVSQKLKRGRHTTTSAQLLKFDFGGYVVDTPGFANLEISDIPANELKYYFKEFESRQCFFSDCNHVDEPGCGVKEAMETGEIARSRYENYVKMFYEILGRGKK; the protein is encoded by the coding sequence TTGCGTAGAACAGGTGTAGTGGTGAGCTTCCATTCCAATATGGTGACAGTTGAAGACGAAAAGACGGGGGAAAGACTCCTCTGTAAATTGAGAGGAAAATTTCGTTTACAGAATCTGAAGATCTACGTTGGTGATAGAGTGGAATACACACCGGATGGTACGGGATCCGGTGTAATAGAAAATGTGTTCCACAGAAAGAATTTACTCGACAAACCTCATGTTGCAAACGTGGATCAGGTAATCTTGGTTGTCACGGTGAAAATGCCTGAAACTCCAACCTACATAATCGATAAATTTTTGGTACTCGCTGAAAAAAACAGTTTGGACACGATCATTGTCATTAACAAAATGGACCTTTACGATTCCGAAGATCTCAAAAAAGTAGAAGAGCTGTATAAAGTCTATTCAATCCTCTACCCAATTGTGAAAACCAGCGCAAGAACAGGATTGGGCATTGACGAGCTAAAGGGATATTTGAAAGGGAAAATAAGCACAATGGCCGGCCTTTCAGGTGTGGGGAAGAGTAGCTTGCTCAATGCGATCAATCCTGGGTTGAAACTTAGAGTGAGTGATGTTTCACAGAAGCTGAAGAGAGGTCGACACACTACAACCTCTGCCCAGCTTCTCAAATTTGATTTCGGTGGATATGTAGTCGATACTCCAGGCTTTGCAAACTTGGAAATAAGCGACATACCAGCAAATGAATTGAAGTACTATTTCAAAGAGTTTGAAAGCAGGCAGTGTTTCTTTTCTGACTGTAATCATGTGGATGAACCAGGCTGTGGAGTAAAAGAAGCCATGGAAACAGGAGAAATAGCAAGGAGTCGTTACGAAAATTACGTAAAAATGTTTTACGAGATTCTAGGGAGGGGGAAGAAGTAA
- the rpe gene encoding ribulose-phosphate 3-epimerase has translation MIKVAASILACDLARLADEVKRVEKHVDMIHFDVMDGHFVPNISFGLPVLKALRKETKLPISVHLMITNPEDYVDRFIEEGSDIIAVHYETAPHLHRLVHKIRDMGAQAFVAINPHTPVFLLSDIIMDIDGVLVMSVNPGFSGQRFIARSLEKIRNLRKMVKELGLETEIMVDGGVNEENASILIKNGATILVMGYGIFKNENYVELVRSIKQERGEFAD, from the coding sequence ATGATAAAGGTAGCCGCCTCTATTCTTGCTTGCGATCTTGCAAGACTCGCAGATGAAGTCAAAAGGGTAGAAAAACACGTGGACATGATACATTTCGATGTCATGGACGGACACTTCGTTCCCAATATCTCCTTCGGTCTCCCCGTTCTTAAAGCTTTAAGAAAGGAAACCAAACTACCGATAAGTGTACATCTAATGATCACAAATCCAGAAGATTATGTTGATCGTTTTATTGAAGAAGGATCAGACATCATAGCTGTTCATTACGAAACAGCACCGCATCTTCACAGATTGGTTCACAAAATAAGAGACATGGGGGCACAAGCTTTTGTTGCCATCAATCCACACACGCCTGTTTTCCTTTTATCTGATATCATAATGGATATCGATGGAGTGCTCGTAATGAGTGTCAATCCTGGATTTTCCGGCCAGAGATTCATAGCGAGGAGCCTAGAAAAGATAAGGAATCTACGCAAAATGGTGAAAGAACTAGGTTTAGAGACAGAGATAATGGTCGATGGTGGTGTAAACGAAGAAAACGCTTCTATACTCATAAAGAACGGGGCCACTATTCTTGTTATGGGATACGGAATTTTCAAAAATGAAAATTACGTGGAATTGGTGAGATCCATTAAACAGGAAAGAGGGGAATTTGCTGATTAA